The nucleotide window GCAAGGCATTCCCGATCAGGTTGTTCAGCAGCCGCTTCATCGACACCCGACGCAGCGGGAACGGCTGGATCGGCTCCAGGCGCAAGTGCACTTTCTCTTCGTTCTGGTTGTACGGCGCGGCGACTTCGCGAACCAGATCGCTCAGGTCCACTTCTTCCACCGACTCGTCACGTCCATCACGAATGAACGCCAGGAACTGGTCGAGAATCGCGTCCATGTCTTCGATGTCGCGGATCATGTCATCCGTCAGGTCGCTGTGGTCGCCCATCAGCTCCAGGGACAGCCGCAAACGGGTCAGAGGCGTGCGCAGGTCGTGGGACACCCCGGCCAGCATCAGCTCGCGCTCGCGACCAGCCTGTTCGACGTCTTCGGCCATCTGGTTGAAGGCGCGATAGACCTCGGTCATCTCGCTCGGTGTATCACTGATCGGCAGGCGCACGCTGCGGCCCTGACCGAGTTGCCTCGCGGCATAGACCAGACGTTTCAGTGGTTGATTGAGCTGGCTGACGAAAATCCACGCCGAGGCGGTCGACAGCAGACCAATGGCGAGGAACCAGCCGAGCACGTTCCAGATTTTCTGGCCGCGCAACGGATGCGGGTACAGCGGCACTTTCAGCCAGCCATCGCCCAGGCTGGGCGCCCGGACCCACAGCGCCGGCGGGGAATGCATGCGTAATCGGACTTCGGTGTCGGCACCCAGCTCCGCCTGCATCTGCCGCTGATAGATCTCGCTGTACGGCCAGTGTTGTTCGCCTTCCGGCACACCGGCGCCGACGACCCGAATCAGGGTCGCAGCATCGGCAATCCTGGCGCGGTTTTCTTCATCGGCAGCCCAATAGGCACGCAGTGTCAGGGCGACGCCGTGGCTGTATTGGCGGTCCACCAGCACGTCTTCGTTCATCAACAGATAAACCAGGGTCAGCGCCTTGGAGAACAGGACGACGATCAGCACCAGCCACAGGGTGCGGGAGAAGAAGCTCTGGGGGAACCAAACAGGGGTTTTCATGGATAACCGCTACACACTTGCAGGAGCGAGCGATGCTCGCATATTGCGGATCGCGAGTCTGCGGGCAAGGTCCTCTGACCCGCTGCCCACAAGACCCGCTCCTACAAATCGCCGATCACTTGGTGGCGGCGCCATCCGGAACGAACACGTAGCCCACGCCCCAGACAGTCTGGATGTAGCGCGGTTTGGACGGATCGGGCTCGATCATCCGGCGCAGACGGGAGATCTGCACGTCGATGGAACGCTCCAGGGCATCCCACTCGCGGCCACGGGCCAGGTTCATCAGTTTGTCGCGGGTCAGCGGCTGACGGGCATTCATGACCAGGGCCTTGAGCACCGCGAACTCACCGGTGGTGAGCATGTGCACTTCGTCACCGCGCTTGAGTTCGCGGGTGGCCAGGGACAGCACGTAATCACCGAAGGTCACGTTTTCGTCTTCGCTGCCCGGCGCGCCCGGCACCGGTGCCGCCTGGCGCCGCAGCACCGCTTTGACCCGGGCCATCAGCTCGTCCGGGTTGAACGGCTTGGCCAGGTAATCGTCGGCGCCCAGTTCCAGGCCCTTGATGCGGCTCAGCTCGTCGCCCTTGGCGGTGAGCATGATGATCGGAATCTGATTGTTCGCCGTGCGCAGGCGGCGGCAGGCGGTCAGGCCGTCTTCGCCGGGCAGCATCAGGTCGAGGACGACCAGGTTGAACACTTCACGCGCCAGCAGGCGGTCCATCTGTTCGGTGTTCGGTACGGCGCGGGCACGGTAGCCCTTGCTGACGAAAAAACGTTCCAGCAGGCTGCTCAGCCCCGGATCGTCGTCAACGATAAGAATTTTTTCGCCTTCAGCAGTTTGTGCAGTGCTGCTCATTGGATGCTCCTTTGATCTCGGTGCGCATTATGGCCTAGCTGCCGTTATACGCACCGTGTGCATTGTTAGCAGATTTTTCCTTCACCGCCAGAAAGCCGGGCATTGTGCCTACAGCCAGTGATGCCCCCGAATGTCAGAACGCTGGTTATAATGCGCGGCCTTTTGTGTCAGGCAACGTCTGATCGTTACTGCTGGTAGCCGCTCTTTTTTCATGGCGCTGGCAGTAATTGTTCGATTTCACGGGTCAACGGGAAGCCTGTTGATCCAGGTAGCGGCGCACGCCAGGCCGCTCAACCAGACTCGCCGAGCCTTTATTTTTGCGCCTGCGAGCCTGCTTTCACAATTTGTCAGGTGGTTTTATGGACAGCATCAACAGCCGCATCGCCGAGGAACTCGGCGTACGCCCACAACAGGTCGAAGCGGCCGTCGCGCTACTCGATGAAGGCTCCACGGTGCCCTTCATCGCCCGCTACCGGAAAGAAGTGACCGGCAGCCTCGATGACACGCAATTGCGTCATCTGGAAGAGCGTCTGCGCTACCTGCGAGAACTCGATGAACGGCGTATCAGCATCCTTGCCAGCATCGAAGAGCAAGGCAAGCTGACCCCGCAACTTGAGCGCGACATCAAACTCGCCGACACCAAGACCCGCCTCGAAGACTTGTACCTGCCGTACAAGCAGAAGCGCCGCACCAAGGGCCAGATCGCCCTGGAAGCCGGCCTCGGCGAGCTGGCCGACGGTTTGTTCAACGATCCGACCCTGAGCCCGGAAACCGAAGCCGCGCGCTTCATCGACGCCGAAAAGGGCGTGGCCGATGTGAAAGCCGCCCTGGAAGGCGCCAAGTACATCCTCATGGAGCGCTTCGCCGAAGACGCTGGCCTGCTGGACAAGTTGCGCAACTACCTCAAGCAGGAAGCCACCCTCAGTGCCCGCGTGATCGCCGGCAAGGAAGAGGAAGGCGCCAAATTCCGCGACTACTTCGAGCACGACGAACCGCTGAAAAGCATGCCATCGCACCGCGCGCTGGCGATTTTCCGTGGCCGCAACGAAGGCATTCTGAGCTCCGCGCTGAAAGTCGGCGACGAGCTGCCGGGCACCATGCACCCGTGCGAAGGCATGATCGGTCAGCAATTCGGCATCCAGAACCAGAACCGCGCCGCCGACAAATGGCTGGGCGAAGTGGTGCGCTGGACCTGGAAGGTCAAGCTCTACACGCACCTGGAAACCGACCTGCTGGGTGAGTTGCGCGATGGCGCGGAAACCGAAGCGATCAACGTGTTCGCCCACAACCTGCACGACTTGCTGCTGGCCGCGCCGGCCGGCCCCCGCGCAACGCTGGGCCTCGACCCGGGCCTGCGCACCGGTTGCAAGGTCGCCGTGGTCGACTCCACCGGCAAGCTGCTGGACCACGCCACGGTTTACCCCCACGTGCCGCACAACAAGTGGGACCAGACCCTCGCCGTGCTCGCCGCCCTGTGCGCCAAGCATTCGGTAGACCTGATCGCCATCGGCAACGGCACCGCCAGCCGCGAAACCGACAAGCTCGCCGCTGAGCTGATCAAAAAATACCCAGCCATGAAGATGACCAAAGTCATGGTCTCCGAGGCCGGTGCATCGGTGTACTCGGCGTCGGAACTGGCCTCCAAGGAATTCCCGGACCTGGACGTGTCGATCCGTGGCGCGGTGTCGATTGCCCGTCGCTTGCAGGATCCGCTGGCTGAACTGGTGAAGATCGATCCGAAATCCATCGGCGTCGGCCAATACCAGCACGACGTGTCGCAGCTGAAACTGGCGCGCGGCCTGGACGCAGTAGTCGAAGACTGCGTGAACGCCGTGGGTGTGGACGTCAACACCGCCTCCGTGGCGTTGCTGGCACGTATCTCCGGCCTCAACGCGACCCTGGCGCAGAACATCGTCAGCCACCGCGACGAGCACGGTGCGTTCAAAACCCGTGCGGCGTTGAAGAAAGTCGCCCGTCTGGGTGAAAAAACCTTCGAACAGGCCGCCGGTTTCCTGCGCGTGATGAACGGCGACAACCCGCTGGATTCATCCGCGGTTCACCCGGAAGCCTATCCGCTGGTGCAACGCATCGCCGCCGA belongs to Pseudomonas sp. B21-015 and includes:
- a CDS encoding Tex family protein, translating into MDSINSRIAEELGVRPQQVEAAVALLDEGSTVPFIARYRKEVTGSLDDTQLRHLEERLRYLRELDERRISILASIEEQGKLTPQLERDIKLADTKTRLEDLYLPYKQKRRTKGQIALEAGLGELADGLFNDPTLSPETEAARFIDAEKGVADVKAALEGAKYILMERFAEDAGLLDKLRNYLKQEATLSARVIAGKEEEGAKFRDYFEHDEPLKSMPSHRALAIFRGRNEGILSSALKVGDELPGTMHPCEGMIGQQFGIQNQNRAADKWLGEVVRWTWKVKLYTHLETDLLGELRDGAETEAINVFAHNLHDLLLAAPAGPRATLGLDPGLRTGCKVAVVDSTGKLLDHATVYPHVPHNKWDQTLAVLAALCAKHSVDLIAIGNGTASRETDKLAAELIKKYPAMKMTKVMVSEAGASVYSASELASKEFPDLDVSIRGAVSIARRLQDPLAELVKIDPKSIGVGQYQHDVSQLKLARGLDAVVEDCVNAVGVDVNTASVALLARISGLNATLAQNIVSHRDEHGAFKTRAALKKVARLGEKTFEQAAGFLRVMNGDNPLDSSAVHPEAYPLVQRIAAETDRDIRSLIGDATFLKRLDPKKYTDETFGLPTVTDILQELEKPGRDPRPEFKTAEFQEGVEDLKDLQPGMILEGVVTNVTNFGAFVDIGVHQDGLVHISALSEKFIKDPREAVKAGDVVKVKVMEVDIPRKRVGLSMRMSDTPGEKIDGARGARPGSAPRQSQNSAPRKETTAAAPSNNAMASLFANAKQLKKR
- a CDS encoding ATP-binding protein; its protein translation is MKTPVWFPQSFFSRTLWLVLIVVLFSKALTLVYLLMNEDVLVDRQYSHGVALTLRAYWAADEENRARIADAATLIRVVGAGVPEGEQHWPYSEIYQRQMQAELGADTEVRLRMHSPPALWVRAPSLGDGWLKVPLYPHPLRGQKIWNVLGWFLAIGLLSTASAWIFVSQLNQPLKRLVYAARQLGQGRSVRLPISDTPSEMTEVYRAFNQMAEDVEQAGRERELMLAGVSHDLRTPLTRLRLSLELMGDHSDLTDDMIRDIEDMDAILDQFLAFIRDGRDESVEEVDLSDLVREVAAPYNQNEEKVHLRLEPIQPFPLRRVSMKRLLNNLIGNALHHAGSGVEVAAYVSGDTSAPYVVLSVMDRGAGIDPSELEAIFNPFTRGDRARGGKGTGLGLAIVKRIASMHGGNVELRNRSGGGLEARVRLPLGLMLPRDAV
- the ompR gene encoding two-component system response regulator OmpR, translating into MSSTAQTAEGEKILIVDDDPGLSSLLERFFVSKGYRARAVPNTEQMDRLLAREVFNLVVLDLMLPGEDGLTACRRLRTANNQIPIIMLTAKGDELSRIKGLELGADDYLAKPFNPDELMARVKAVLRRQAAPVPGAPGSEDENVTFGDYVLSLATRELKRGDEVHMLTTGEFAVLKALVMNARQPLTRDKLMNLARGREWDALERSIDVQISRLRRMIEPDPSKPRYIQTVWGVGYVFVPDGAATK